A genomic segment from Meiothermus sp. CFH 77666 encodes:
- a CDS encoding VWA domain-containing protein — MSFTWPAFLWLLLLIPLFMGLLIWANRRRERTAEAFADAHLLPSVVRQPPKAHVRWPLALQLLALFLLLFAAARPVASPPLPTNKAAIVLAIDTSRSMLAADLNPSRLEAAKATARKFIELAPPTTQIGLVSFSDSASALVMPTTDRQKLLEAIERLKPAQNTSIENAIVTGVRMLPGRKNQKPPAELQPPGLGQPDPLQGVPDLPVPQQAPSAQDLPPGSVVILSDGASNVSTNPGLPTRNSLEIAARFARDNNVKVFTFPMGQPGGTVAQIEGRNYYIPFEPRNLELLAQATGGKNTFPPTEEALRAIAKELGTVIRWEGTKTEISSLLSAVAALLMILAAGLSLRWQRRVP, encoded by the coding sequence ATGAGCTTCACCTGGCCTGCTTTTTTGTGGTTGTTGTTGCTAATCCCGCTGTTTATGGGTCTCCTGATATGGGCCAACCGTCGGCGGGAGCGCACTGCCGAGGCCTTTGCCGACGCCCACCTGCTCCCCTCGGTGGTGCGCCAACCCCCCAAAGCCCATGTGCGCTGGCCCCTGGCCCTGCAACTGCTGGCTTTGTTTCTGCTGCTTTTTGCGGCGGCCCGTCCGGTGGCCAGCCCGCCCCTGCCCACCAACAAGGCCGCCATCGTACTGGCCATTGATACCTCGCGTTCGATGCTAGCTGCCGACCTCAACCCCAGCCGCCTGGAGGCGGCCAAGGCCACGGCCCGCAAGTTTATCGAGCTGGCACCCCCCACCACCCAGATTGGGCTGGTTAGCTTTTCCGACTCGGCCTCGGCCCTGGTGATGCCCACCACCGACCGACAAAAGCTGCTGGAGGCCATCGAGCGCCTCAAGCCTGCCCAGAACACCTCCATCGAGAACGCCATCGTAACCGGGGTGCGGATGCTGCCCGGGCGCAAGAACCAGAAGCCCCCCGCCGAGTTGCAACCCCCCGGCCTGGGGCAGCCCGATCCCTTGCAGGGTGTACCCGATCTGCCGGTGCCGCAGCAGGCCCCGTCTGCACAAGACCTGCCGCCGGGGAGTGTGGTGATCCTGTCGGATGGCGCTTCCAACGTGAGCACCAACCCAGGGCTGCCCACCCGCAACAGCCTCGAGATTGCGGCCCGTTTTGCCAGGGACAATAACGTCAAGGTTTTCACTTTCCCCATGGGCCAGCCCGGCGGTACGGTGGCGCAGATCGAAGGGCGCAATTACTACATTCCCTTTGAGCCCAGGAACCTCGAGCTACTGGCCCAGGCCACGGGGGGGAAGAACACCTTTCCGCCCACCGAGGAAGCCCTCCGGGCGATTGCCAAAGAGCTGGGTACGGTGATTCGCTGGGAGGGCACCAAGACCGAAATCTCCTCGCTGCTCTCGGCGGTGGCGGCCCTGCTGATGATTCTGGCGGCGGGCCTGAGCCTGCGCTGGCAGCGCCGGGTACCTTAG
- a CDS encoding DUF58 domain-containing protein, whose protein sequence is MLFRRASKSKIEVTLRPEPKEAMPPPRELPAELLRKLEFKILKRLDGFLFGDYTGFFYGPSLDLAEVREYQPGDEVRRIDWNVTARTGKIHIRQYREEKEVTVWLVVDMSASMRFGTRRVLKLEEALEFVGTAAAIVARHGDKVGVIGFSEAGMRVVPPGTGRRQALRILHELYGLLALGQGQAAPSCAPHASLEQALEYIAKTLKRRALLFVISDFLNPQPEQEPLWAQGLRRLAYRHDVVAVRIFDPAEKELPRAGELRMRDPESGEEIWIDTSDPRVRRAHAALVQAREAMLERTLRAAQVDVLSLSTAQEIVEPLLKFTLRRRGRR, encoded by the coding sequence ATGCTCTTTCGACGAGCCAGCAAAAGCAAAATTGAGGTGACTTTGAGGCCAGAGCCCAAAGAGGCCATGCCCCCTCCACGCGAGCTACCGGCAGAGCTATTGCGGAAGCTCGAGTTCAAGATCCTGAAGCGCCTGGATGGCTTTTTGTTTGGCGATTACACCGGCTTTTTCTATGGCCCCAGCCTGGATCTGGCCGAGGTGCGGGAGTACCAGCCTGGCGATGAGGTGCGGCGCATTGACTGGAACGTAACCGCCCGCACCGGCAAAATTCACATCCGGCAGTACCGCGAAGAGAAGGAAGTCACGGTCTGGCTGGTGGTGGATATGTCGGCCTCGATGCGGTTTGGCACCCGGCGGGTGCTCAAGCTGGAAGAGGCGCTGGAGTTTGTGGGCACGGCGGCGGCCATCGTAGCGCGCCACGGGGATAAGGTGGGGGTCATTGGCTTCTCCGAAGCGGGGATGCGGGTGGTGCCTCCGGGCACGGGCCGCAGGCAGGCCCTGCGAATTTTGCACGAGCTGTATGGCTTGCTGGCGCTCGGCCAGGGGCAAGCTGCACCATCCTGTGCGCCGCACGCTTCGCTGGAGCAAGCCCTCGAGTACATCGCCAAAACCCTCAAGCGCCGCGCCCTGCTGTTTGTGATCTCCGACTTCCTGAACCCCCAACCGGAGCAGGAACCCCTTTGGGCGCAGGGGCTGCGCCGGCTGGCCTACCGGCACGATGTGGTAGCGGTGCGCATCTTCGACCCTGCCGAAAAAGAGCTGCCCAGAGCGGGCGAGCTGCGGATGCGCGACCCGGAGAGCGGCGAAGAGATCTGGATTGACACCAGCGACCCCAGGGTACGCCGTGCCCACGCGGCGCTGGTGCAGGCCCGTGAAGCGATGCTCGAGCGCACCCTGCGGGCTGCCCAGGTAGATGTGCTCTCGCTCTCTACCGCCCAGGAAATCGTGGAGCCCCTGCTGAAATTTACCTTGCGTAGAAGGGGGCGAAGATGA
- a CDS encoding MoxR family ATPase has translation MSEAPKPSLEPQAVMDAAAKLRTLLLEVKKVIVGQDLMLERMVVALLARGHILIEGVPGLAKTLAIKTMAEAIGASFKRIQFTPDLVPADLVGTRIYNPKEANFEVELGPIFANLILADEINRAPAKIQSALLEAMQERQVTIGHETFKLPDPFLVLATQNPIESEGTYFLPEAQVDRFMFKVWLDYPAFYEEMTVVERVSNKFERVSEVLTGDDLRYLQAMADQVHVHQAVTEYAVRLARATRDPGEVGLSNLKKYISFGGSPRASVNLILGAKALAIVRGREYALPEDVRDLAPEVLRHRVILSYEALADEVKLEELVQKIIAATPLPKVHIGDPYRDTRPAVAENPSA, from the coding sequence ATGAGTGAAGCCCCCAAACCCTCCCTCGAGCCCCAAGCCGTGATGGATGCCGCTGCAAAGTTGCGCACCCTTTTATTGGAAGTCAAGAAGGTGATTGTTGGGCAAGATTTGATGCTCGAGCGCATGGTAGTAGCGCTCCTGGCACGGGGCCACATCCTGATTGAGGGGGTACCGGGACTGGCCAAAACCCTGGCCATCAAAACCATGGCCGAGGCGATTGGGGCCAGCTTCAAGCGCATCCAGTTCACCCCCGATCTGGTGCCTGCCGACCTGGTGGGGACGCGCATCTACAACCCCAAAGAAGCAAACTTCGAGGTGGAGCTGGGCCCGATTTTCGCCAACCTGATTCTGGCCGATGAAATTAACCGGGCCCCCGCCAAGATTCAATCTGCCCTGCTGGAGGCCATGCAGGAGCGCCAGGTTACCATTGGCCACGAGACCTTCAAGCTGCCCGACCCCTTCCTGGTGCTGGCCACCCAGAACCCCATCGAGTCGGAGGGCACCTACTTCCTGCCCGAAGCCCAGGTTGACCGTTTCATGTTCAAGGTCTGGCTTGACTACCCCGCCTTCTACGAGGAGATGACCGTGGTAGAACGGGTTTCCAACAAATTCGAGCGGGTCTCGGAGGTGCTCACCGGCGACGACCTGCGCTACCTGCAAGCCATGGCCGACCAGGTACACGTCCACCAGGCCGTGACCGAGTATGCGGTGCGGCTGGCCCGCGCGACCCGCGACCCCGGCGAGGTGGGCCTCTCGAACCTCAAGAAGTACATCAGCTTTGGCGGAAGCCCCCGCGCCAGCGTGAACCTGATTCTGGGGGCCAAGGCCCTGGCGATTGTGCGGGGCCGTGAGTACGCCCTGCCCGAGGACGTGCGCGACCTGGCCCCCGAGGTGTTGCGTCACCGGGTGATCCTTTCCTACGAGGCCCTGGCCGACGAGGTGAAACTGGAGGAACTCGTACAGAAGATTATTGCCGCTACCCCTCTGCCCAAGGTGCACATCGGCGACCCCTACCGCGATACCCGCCCGGCGGTTGCGGAGAATCCTTCGGCCTAG
- a CDS encoding NAD(P)-dependent oxidoreductase, with protein sequence MQDTNVRTAFIGLGAMGYPMAGHLAKKYETMVWNRTFAKAEAHAKEFGSRAVELPEVAQADILLTCLPTSLEVDELARRLLPYLRPGMLWIDHTSGEPELAKMTAQMLQEKGVSYLDACLSGGVAGAVQGRATVMAGGSAEDFARARPVMEAYAAKIVHVGPLGSGHAVKAVNNALLAVNLWALSEGMVALVKQGVDAGLALEVINASSGRSNVSENLFGQRVISRQFPNTFALGLLAKDTGICVKVLEAAGTPAPMLRQVREFFEIAKREVGAAEVDHTAVAQLLEKWSGVEIK encoded by the coding sequence ATGCAAGACACCAACGTCAGGACCGCGTTTATTGGCCTCGGGGCGATGGGGTATCCGATGGCGGGGCACCTCGCTAAAAAATACGAGACCATGGTCTGGAACCGCACCTTTGCCAAAGCCGAAGCCCATGCGAAAGAGTTTGGCTCGAGGGCGGTGGAACTACCCGAGGTAGCCCAGGCCGATATTCTGCTAACCTGCCTGCCCACATCCCTCGAGGTAGATGAACTCGCCCGGCGGCTTCTGCCCTACCTGCGCCCGGGCATGCTGTGGATAGACCACACCTCGGGCGAACCCGAACTGGCTAAAATGACCGCCCAGATGCTTCAGGAGAAAGGGGTTTCGTACCTGGATGCCTGCCTGTCCGGGGGGGTGGCGGGCGCAGTTCAGGGCAGGGCCACCGTCATGGCGGGGGGTTCGGCGGAGGATTTCGCCAGGGCCAGGCCGGTCATGGAAGCTTATGCCGCCAAGATTGTGCACGTGGGGCCGCTGGGGTCGGGCCATGCCGTCAAGGCCGTCAACAACGCCCTGCTGGCGGTTAATCTGTGGGCGCTTAGCGAGGGCATGGTCGCCCTGGTCAAGCAGGGTGTGGATGCAGGGCTGGCCCTGGAGGTAATCAATGCCTCCTCGGGCCGCTCGAATGTGAGCGAGAATTTGTTTGGCCAGCGGGTCATTTCCCGCCAGTTCCCCAACACCTTTGCCCTGGGTTTGCTGGCCAAGGATACGGGTATTTGTGTGAAGGTGCTCGAGGCCGCCGGAACGCCGGCCCCCATGCTTCGGCAGGTACGGGAGTTCTTCGAGATTGCCAAGCGCGAAGTGGGCGCTGCCGAGGTAGACCACACGGCGGTGGCGCAACTGTTGGAGAAGTGGTCGGGGGTGGAGATCAAATAA
- a CDS encoding galactose oxidase-like domain-containing protein gives MKIRFLKAGGLGVALTMLITGCPQPTPQPPATLDPPRNVIAYAVSPTRVKLSWKAPDSLTNPSFEIERKEGNQRYQPLAAGLSSSSHDDTQIVSGGKTFTYRVRTRTANGQSAWVESNPVPVPARCESNPADAPRIGCFGPVVSNWPLVATYVALLPNGKVIAWYASDDIGRYRERTEVHQRDRRNDPPAQEDGTMAVLWNPDSGSFEDISFGNGSQQNGRTVSGQPKGTDLFCAGFTVLADGRFFTAGGNRGLEWGSLRTNLFDPKTNTWNLGPGPTTPDMWRDRWYPTVTKLPSGEVMITGGTAEPDPTFEEGSSSNPNNPCRTPSGRCPDGLALGKTFSSIANAPGLSTGIKTQNARGTAFNNAFEIYSPDSGSLRMLEATAADVYSFEHYYPWWHIAPNGLAFLSGAGKQKGLLDWQQGQWKGIWESTNHGIPYDAHRVYGTSVMYEPGKVLVIGGGYAADTYPNGELVIFALNNQRNGKTSLHLELSNSSSTPPAMKQGPEMQYSRTHLNATLLADGKVFVNGGQQDGGENPGTIPPTPMTPEQSREWWPKTVNPATVFNIDLAVHQSEIWSPGPENGGTGKFVLGPRAQKPRIYHSASLLLPDATVLTVGGGGCGLCNGNFETSWQDGGYYGRWFGQHEMINQKNHEIYYPAYLFNSDGSLAPRPIITGLGNTASSPDDYPTISYNSQFTVTWNHPDPNRRVEKVTLLALGVPTHAFNQNQRFLSLYFTRNGLSLNVRAPYDGQYNSPNPGGARNIAPPGFYMLFLIDDKGVPSVAKIIRIQ, from the coding sequence ATGAAGATTCGCTTTCTGAAAGCAGGTGGGCTGGGGGTGGCGTTGACAATGCTCATTACTGGATGCCCACAGCCCACACCCCAACCTCCTGCCACGCTCGATCCTCCGCGCAACGTGATTGCGTATGCAGTCTCCCCTACGCGCGTAAAGCTCTCCTGGAAAGCTCCTGACAGCCTAACCAACCCCAGCTTCGAAATCGAACGCAAAGAGGGCAACCAGCGTTACCAACCACTCGCCGCGGGCCTCAGCAGCAGCAGTCACGACGATACCCAGATCGTGAGTGGAGGCAAAACCTTTACTTACCGCGTTCGCACGCGAACTGCAAACGGCCAGAGCGCATGGGTTGAATCCAACCCAGTGCCGGTACCGGCCCGCTGCGAAAGCAACCCTGCCGACGCACCTCGCATCGGTTGCTTTGGGCCAGTGGTGTCCAACTGGCCGTTAGTAGCCACCTACGTGGCCCTGCTGCCCAACGGCAAGGTAATCGCCTGGTATGCCTCCGACGACATCGGACGCTACCGCGAGCGAACAGAAGTCCACCAGCGCGACCGCCGCAACGACCCTCCGGCCCAGGAGGACGGTACCATGGCGGTGCTGTGGAACCCCGACAGCGGCAGCTTCGAGGACATAAGCTTCGGCAACGGCAGTCAACAAAACGGTCGAACTGTAAGCGGCCAGCCCAAAGGCACCGACCTCTTCTGCGCGGGCTTTACCGTGCTTGCCGATGGCCGGTTCTTCACCGCCGGGGGCAACCGGGGGCTGGAGTGGGGCAGCCTGCGCACCAACCTCTTCGACCCTAAAACCAACACCTGGAACCTGGGGCCTGGGCCTACTACCCCCGACATGTGGCGCGACCGCTGGTACCCCACCGTCACCAAGCTGCCGAGCGGCGAGGTGATGATCACTGGCGGCACCGCCGAACCCGACCCCACCTTTGAGGAGGGCTCCTCCAGCAACCCCAACAACCCTTGCCGCACCCCCTCTGGTCGCTGCCCCGATGGACTGGCCCTGGGCAAAACCTTCAGTTCCATCGCCAATGCGCCCGGTCTTTCTACCGGTATCAAGACGCAAAACGCCAGGGGCACTGCTTTCAACAATGCCTTTGAGATCTATAGCCCCGACAGTGGTAGCTTGCGAATGCTCGAGGCCACCGCCGCCGATGTGTATTCCTTTGAGCACTACTACCCCTGGTGGCACATCGCCCCCAACGGCCTGGCCTTCCTCTCCGGGGCGGGTAAGCAAAAAGGCTTGCTGGACTGGCAACAGGGCCAGTGGAAGGGCATCTGGGAGTCTACCAACCACGGCATTCCCTACGATGCCCACCGGGTCTACGGCACCTCGGTGATGTACGAACCCGGCAAGGTGTTGGTGATTGGGGGCGGATATGCCGCCGATACGTACCCTAACGGTGAGCTGGTCATCTTTGCTCTCAACAACCAACGCAACGGCAAAACCAGCCTGCACCTCGAGCTTAGCAACAGTTCTTCCACCCCTCCTGCAATGAAGCAGGGGCCTGAAATGCAGTACAGCCGCACCCACCTCAATGCCACCTTGTTGGCCGATGGCAAGGTTTTTGTGAACGGCGGACAGCAGGACGGCGGCGAAAACCCCGGTACCATCCCACCCACCCCCATGACCCCCGAGCAGTCGCGGGAATGGTGGCCCAAAACCGTCAACCCCGCCACGGTGTTCAACATTGATCTGGCCGTACATCAAAGCGAAATCTGGTCACCCGGCCCCGAAAATGGCGGCACCGGCAAGTTTGTGCTGGGCCCCAGGGCCCAGAAACCCCGCATCTATCACTCGGCTTCGCTGCTGCTGCCCGACGCCACCGTGCTGACCGTGGGTGGAGGCGGTTGCGGACTTTGCAACGGCAATTTTGAAACAAGCTGGCAGGATGGTGGCTACTACGGGCGCTGGTTCGGCCAGCACGAGATGATCAACCAAAAAAACCACGAGATCTACTACCCCGCCTACCTGTTCAACAGCGATGGCAGCCTGGCTCCGCGCCCCATCATCACCGGCCTGGGCAATACCGCCAGCAGCCCGGATGACTACCCCACCATCAGCTACAACAGCCAGTTCACCGTAACTTGGAACCACCCCGACCCCAACCGCCGGGTTGAGAAAGTAACCCTGCTGGCCCTGGGGGTGCCCACCCACGCCTTCAACCAGAACCAGCGTTTCTTGAGTCTGTACTTTACCCGTAACGGCCTCAGCCTGAACGTCAGGGCCCCATACGACGGACAGTACAACTCGCCTAATCCTGGCGGCGCTCGCAACATCGCCCCGCCTGGCTTCTATATGCTGTTCCTGATTGATGATAAGGGCGTTCCCTCGGTAGCAAAAATCATTCGGATCCAGTAG
- a CDS encoding YIP1 family protein, translating to MNTTPSITDTVMNMVSQSIQVLTKPSVETFEQYENKGTLREAVIYVLIAAVITGIFNLGSGLGAFLNGIIGTIVGFLIFTYLVHYVGKTQGGTGSLDNVAYTFALFWAPINVMVAVVSLILLITLIGIFLIPLLAIGALVINVYFAYLAVQSSMNLRESGKIWITLAVAFVGTLIASMIIAGILR from the coding sequence ATGAACACCACACCGTCCATTACCGATACCGTAATGAATATGGTCAGCCAGAGCATTCAGGTGCTGACCAAACCCAGCGTGGAAACCTTTGAGCAGTACGAAAACAAAGGTACCCTGCGGGAGGCGGTAATCTACGTGCTGATTGCCGCTGTCATCACCGGTATTTTCAATCTGGGCAGCGGCCTGGGGGCTTTTTTGAACGGCATTATTGGCACCATTGTGGGCTTCCTGATTTTTACCTACCTGGTGCACTATGTGGGCAAGACCCAGGGTGGTACCGGGTCGCTCGATAACGTGGCCTACACATTTGCGCTGTTCTGGGCGCCCATCAATGTGATGGTTGCGGTGGTCAGCCTGATTTTGCTCATCACGTTAATCGGCATCTTCTTGATCCCCTTGCTGGCGATTGGGGCGCTGGTCATCAACGTCTATTTTGCCTACCTAGCCGTGCAGTCGAGCATGAACCTGCGCGAAAGCGGCAAAATCTGGATTACCCTGGCGGTGGCTTTTGTCGGCACCCTGATTGCCAGCATGATTATTGCTGGCATCCTGCGATAA
- a CDS encoding YibE/F family protein, with translation MRAMRFWFVLMVVWGLAWAQDAPQQDPAPPSSPGAYSIARIVSMGDKSATVRVGEHLREAEFPTESAAFRVGQQVVVYEADGRTYIAEPYRIPYLWGLLGLFVLVTVALGRGKGLRGLLGTAASMAVLAFFVVPQISAGNNPLLVTFVGAFGILALSIYFVHGINRKTTAALIGTTFATLVALVLSVLLTEWMQFTGLTSEEAFLARFQLGGNLDLVSLYLAGVVVGALGALNDVTVTQAAVIQALVQANPRYSLRELYNRGMTVGFDHIGSLVNTLILAYAAGTLPLLLLISQSDIPLVLLINNETFAAEIVTMLVGSLALVLAVPLTTLVAAWLLRGRKLDYIERRWPGQ, from the coding sequence ATGAGGGCCATGCGTTTTTGGTTCGTTCTCATGGTGGTTTGGGGCCTGGCCTGGGCGCAGGACGCACCCCAGCAAGACCCAGCTCCCCCCAGTTCGCCCGGCGCGTACTCGATTGCTCGTATCGTCTCGATGGGTGATAAGAGTGCAACCGTGCGGGTTGGCGAGCATCTCAGGGAAGCGGAGTTTCCCACCGAGTCGGCGGCCTTTCGGGTAGGGCAGCAGGTAGTGGTGTACGAGGCCGATGGCAGGACTTACATTGCCGAACCCTACCGCATCCCCTACCTGTGGGGCTTGCTCGGACTGTTTGTGCTGGTGACGGTAGCCCTGGGGCGAGGCAAAGGTTTGCGGGGGTTGCTGGGAACCGCCGCCAGCATGGCGGTACTGGCCTTTTTTGTGGTGCCGCAAATTTCGGCGGGCAATAACCCCCTCCTGGTCACTTTTGTGGGCGCTTTTGGCATTCTGGCGCTCTCGATTTATTTCGTGCACGGCATCAACCGCAAGACCACTGCGGCCCTGATCGGAACCACTTTTGCCACGCTGGTAGCCCTGGTGCTTTCGGTGCTGCTGACCGAGTGGATGCAGTTTACCGGCCTCACTTCGGAGGAAGCCTTCCTGGCCCGTTTCCAGCTAGGGGGCAACCTCGATCTGGTCTCGCTGTACCTGGCAGGGGTGGTGGTGGGGGCGCTGGGGGCACTCAATGATGTGACCGTGACCCAGGCTGCGGTCATCCAGGCACTGGTACAGGCCAACCCTCGCTACAGCCTGCGGGAGCTGTACAACAGGGGCATGACGGTGGGCTTCGACCACATTGGCAGTCTGGTCAATACCCTGATTCTGGCCTACGCGGCAGGTACGCTGCCCTTGCTGCTGCTGATTAGCCAGAGCGACATTCCGCTCGTGCTACTGATCAACAACGAGACCTTTGCCGCCGAAATTGTAACCATGCTGGTAGGTTCGCTGGCCCTGGTGCTGGCGGTTCCGCTAACCACCCTGGTGGCCGCCTGGCTACTGCGGGGGCGAAAGCTCGACTACATCGAGCGTCGGTGGCCGGGGCAGTAA